In Azospirillum baldaniorum, one DNA window encodes the following:
- a CDS encoding HsdM family class I SAM-dependent methyltransferase: MNADDLVHRLDALCELLGYSASSTFLTSADVQDGRPLPHAIREALRTIGVSGVFAMKDGSATGRLKAVVYVATAVGEDDVHRLRKEVWTQGVVPFLVIVMIDRVLVCSGFEPPSRNAHVVRGELLQNHKLAQLSAERLRSSITWQDFDITASSKVDDELLAAIQELSKQIRQDNIALKDRPDLVSALIGRFLYLYVLIDRGIVSQRWLDNTVLGGRGVRNFISDALSAARSGGARRWGRNDAFVVFDALDAAINGSVFPIVEADRTLLDDESCRLIHCVLRAGEKLKSGGRQLSFFDISYRVIRTETISALYERFVALKGLQPKKDKGVFYTPPCLADHVLDRIEETAPLDRNSRLLDPAAGSGIFLVGAFRRIMERHAPAGGWRLANLHEARALLTDCIHGIEELPEAANVCRFSLYLTLLDYVGQVPIEALREAFGEEKFLPSLSDNIYARDAFSNPFGSRRFTHVVGNPPWSQEGGQKDRTNQTRDKKASSAALEEFKKRLDGKAEPVGHNRLADLFFWLGTRLAEEGATLGFVMPARSLIGKHSNGFAKAVAARTTPTFIGNLAHLRRKLFDGAEAAACLVITRNRAPDRDDKVSIYRPLLSSLPLGKNFPIWLLPAGPTDIQAFLVRDLREGAAGWFEQAMLSALDRRTLRALSTWTSAKALSLSDFLDRSNLVMHKGLSPAYTGVERRKVDGRTEQISPLTAGELDRIPANYRARFAGDVVLLPRTPGQLAIHLAGPHQFPSTFNVIHPAERDSPTEDETTGPREKNKAWCDAVPALLAYFNSGLVNYFSSLYAPTYLIDAMRFERDDLLQVPCPFRDLTDPNLLAIGDAVDVDEAILDAMGAGDEFRSAFREFQSFRKDFGNAQVPESAFEEPNDGELRSYLARLQAELEAAGNVGGRATCEAPLDTKIDGRRNVTILIGGASRNELPPPPSGGFLGASSVAVSNSAQAAVLVKSVARYAWTVEQAVADAAALRSDISKLQRMRR, encoded by the coding sequence GTGAACGCTGACGACTTGGTCCATCGCCTGGATGCGCTGTGCGAGCTGCTGGGCTATAGTGCCTCCAGCACCTTTCTCACCTCCGCCGACGTCCAGGACGGCCGGCCGCTTCCGCATGCGATCCGCGAAGCTTTGAGAACGATCGGCGTCTCCGGCGTATTCGCCATGAAGGATGGCTCCGCGACTGGTCGTCTCAAGGCCGTCGTTTACGTTGCCACAGCTGTCGGCGAGGACGACGTGCACAGGCTTCGTAAAGAAGTCTGGACGCAGGGTGTAGTCCCCTTCCTCGTCATCGTCATGATTGACAGGGTTCTCGTCTGCTCCGGCTTTGAGCCTCCTTCACGCAACGCGCATGTCGTGCGCGGGGAGTTGCTTCAGAACCATAAGCTGGCGCAACTCTCTGCTGAACGCCTGCGTTCTTCGATCACTTGGCAGGATTTCGATATCACTGCCTCGTCGAAGGTGGACGACGAGCTGCTGGCGGCGATCCAGGAACTCAGCAAGCAGATCCGGCAGGACAACATTGCCCTGAAGGACCGACCAGACCTTGTGAGCGCGCTAATCGGGCGCTTCCTGTACCTCTACGTGTTGATTGATCGCGGCATCGTCTCACAGCGCTGGCTTGACAATACTGTCCTAGGAGGCCGCGGTGTGCGCAACTTCATCTCCGACGCGCTGTCTGCCGCGAGGTCGGGGGGGGCTCGGCGCTGGGGACGAAACGATGCGTTCGTCGTGTTTGATGCGCTCGACGCCGCTATCAATGGCTCGGTTTTCCCCATCGTGGAGGCGGACCGGACGTTGCTCGACGACGAATCCTGCAGGCTGATCCATTGCGTCCTGCGTGCGGGTGAGAAACTGAAGAGTGGGGGAAGACAACTCAGCTTCTTTGACATCTCGTATCGCGTGATTCGGACAGAGACGATCTCGGCCCTTTACGAACGTTTCGTCGCGCTTAAGGGCTTGCAGCCAAAGAAGGACAAGGGCGTCTTCTACACTCCACCATGCCTCGCCGACCACGTCCTGGACCGCATCGAGGAAACGGCCCCGCTGGATCGAAATTCGCGCCTGCTCGATCCGGCAGCCGGCTCCGGGATCTTTCTCGTTGGGGCGTTCCGGCGCATTATGGAACGTCACGCGCCAGCCGGCGGGTGGCGGCTTGCGAACCTCCACGAGGCGCGGGCCCTGCTCACGGACTGCATCCACGGCATCGAGGAACTGCCTGAGGCCGCCAATGTTTGCCGCTTCAGCCTTTATCTCACTTTGCTCGACTATGTCGGCCAAGTCCCAATCGAAGCCTTGCGAGAGGCGTTCGGCGAGGAGAAGTTCTTGCCGTCGCTTTCGGACAACATCTATGCCAGGGATGCCTTCTCTAACCCGTTCGGCAGCCGCCGGTTCACCCATGTCGTCGGCAATCCGCCCTGGTCGCAGGAAGGTGGGCAAAAGGATCGGACCAACCAGACGCGCGACAAGAAAGCGTCGAGCGCGGCGCTTGAGGAATTCAAGAAGCGCCTTGACGGCAAGGCCGAGCCCGTCGGCCACAATCGTCTCGCCGATCTCTTCTTTTGGCTGGGAACACGGCTCGCCGAGGAGGGTGCGACCCTCGGCTTCGTGATGCCCGCGCGCTCATTGATCGGTAAGCACTCGAACGGCTTCGCCAAAGCCGTCGCGGCGCGAACGACTCCGACCTTCATCGGGAACCTAGCGCATCTTCGCAGAAAACTCTTCGACGGTGCCGAGGCAGCGGCGTGCCTCGTGATCACTAGGAACAGGGCGCCCGACCGCGACGACAAGGTTTCCATCTATCGCCCGCTGCTGTCTTCACTGCCACTAGGCAAGAACTTTCCGATCTGGCTGCTTCCCGCCGGGCCCACCGATATACAGGCCTTTCTCGTGCGGGATCTCCGTGAGGGCGCGGCCGGCTGGTTCGAGCAGGCGATGCTGAGCGCGCTTGATCGACGGACTCTGAGGGCCCTGTCGACTTGGACCTCCGCCAAGGCCCTCTCTCTCTCCGATTTCCTCGACCGGTCGAACCTTGTCATGCACAAGGGGCTATCGCCCGCATACACTGGGGTGGAAAGGCGCAAGGTCGACGGCAGGACCGAGCAGATCTCGCCTCTTACGGCCGGCGAACTGGACCGCATTCCCGCTAACTATCGTGCAAGGTTCGCGGGCGATGTGGTGTTGCTACCCCGGACGCCCGGCCAGTTGGCGATCCATCTCGCCGGGCCACACCAGTTTCCCTCCACCTTCAATGTTATCCATCCGGCGGAGCGCGACTCTCCCACCGAGGACGAGACCACGGGGCCCCGAGAGAAGAACAAGGCGTGGTGCGATGCGGTGCCCGCCCTCCTCGCGTACTTCAACTCTGGCCTTGTGAACTACTTCTCCTCCCTCTACGCACCGACCTATCTCATCGACGCGATGCGCTTCGAGCGCGACGACCTGCTTCAGGTTCCCTGCCCCTTCCGGGACCTGACCGACCCAAACCTCCTCGCAATTGGGGATGCGGTGGACGTGGACGAGGCAATCCTTGACGCGATGGGGGCTGGGGACGAGTTCCGTTCGGCTTTTCGCGAATTTCAATCGTTCCGAAAGGACTTCGGCAACGCTCAGGTGCCGGAGTCCGCGTTTGAAGAGCCGAACGACGGCGAGTTGCGCAGTTATCTCGCGAGGCTTCAGGCCGAGTTAGAAGCGGCCGGAAACGTCGGCGGCCGAGCGACATGCGAGGCTCCGCTCGACACGAAAATCGACGGCAGGCGGAACGTGACAATTCTCATCGGAGGCGCTTCGCGGAACGAGCTGCCACCACCGCCCAGCGGGGGGTTTCTCGGCGCCTCCTCGGTCGCCGTCTCGAACAGCGCGCAGGCGGCCGTCCTGGTCAAGAGCGTTGCGCGCTATGCGTGGACCGTAGAGCAAGCCGTCGCGGACGCGGCGGCGCTGCGCTCGGACATCAGCAAGCTCCAGCGGATGCGGAGGTAG
- a CDS encoding response regulator transcription factor: MTVFVLDDDEAVRDSVVILLECEGFRVEGFASPLAFLESDAPSRPGCLLVDVRMPQMSGLDVQERLVREGRGLPVIVMTGHADVPLAVRAMKAGAIDFVEKPFDEQALIGSVKAALARAVPPTAPQAAQAPLPAPAAPAVSPEVLERLSSLTPRERDVLQWLVEGKSNKVIAFELSISPRTVEIHRARVMEKMRADSLPSLVRMALAAGITPKGE, translated from the coding sequence ATGACGGTCTTCGTCCTGGACGACGACGAGGCGGTGCGCGACTCCGTCGTGATCCTGCTGGAATGCGAGGGCTTCCGGGTGGAAGGCTTCGCGTCCCCCCTGGCCTTCCTGGAATCCGACGCGCCGTCGCGGCCTGGCTGTCTGCTGGTCGATGTGCGGATGCCGCAGATGAGCGGGCTGGACGTGCAGGAGCGTCTGGTCCGGGAGGGGCGCGGCCTGCCGGTGATCGTCATGACCGGCCACGCCGACGTGCCCCTGGCGGTGCGGGCCATGAAGGCCGGCGCCATCGACTTCGTGGAGAAGCCCTTCGACGAGCAGGCCCTGATCGGCAGCGTGAAGGCCGCCCTGGCCCGCGCCGTTCCGCCCACGGCCCCACAGGCCGCCCAGGCGCCGCTTCCGGCCCCGGCCGCCCCCGCCGTGTCTCCGGAGGTGCTGGAGCGGCTGTCCAGCCTGACGCCGCGGGAACGCGACGTGCTGCAATGGCTGGTCGAAGGCAAGTCGAACAAGGTCATCGCCTTCGAGCTGTCCATCAGCCCGCGCACCGTGGAGATCCACCGCGCCCGCGTGATGGAGAAGATGCGCGCCGACAGCCTGCCCTCGCTGGTCCGCATGGCCCTGGCCGCCGGGATCACCCCCAAAGGGGAGTGA
- a CDS encoding nitroreductase, which yields MASEESYTRPLSALEAVRSRRSVRAFTAEPVPRAVVEEILEAASRAPSGSNIQPWKVHAVAGAAREALSAELRAAHFDPADAQAGAEYTYYPTQWFEPYLARRRKIGWDLYGLLGIAKGDREAMAHQHARNYDFFGAPVGLFFTMDRRMEQGSWLDVGMFMENVMVAARGFGLDTCPQAAFITHHRIVRRHLGIPDTDILLSGMALGHADPDAPENRLETERAPVADFTRFHGF from the coding sequence ATGGCGTCCGAAGAATCCTATACCCGCCCCCTGTCTGCCCTGGAGGCCGTGCGCAGCCGCCGCAGCGTCCGCGCCTTCACCGCCGAGCCGGTGCCGCGCGCCGTGGTGGAGGAAATCCTTGAGGCCGCCAGCCGGGCGCCCAGCGGCTCCAACATCCAGCCCTGGAAAGTCCATGCGGTGGCCGGGGCGGCGCGCGAGGCGCTGTCGGCGGAGCTGCGCGCCGCCCATTTCGACCCGGCGGACGCCCAGGCCGGGGCGGAATACACCTACTACCCGACCCAGTGGTTCGAGCCCTATCTGGCGCGGCGCCGGAAGATCGGCTGGGATCTCTACGGCCTGCTCGGCATCGCCAAGGGCGACCGGGAGGCGATGGCCCACCAGCACGCCCGCAACTACGACTTCTTCGGCGCCCCGGTCGGGCTGTTCTTCACCATGGACCGGCGGATGGAGCAGGGAAGCTGGCTCGACGTCGGCATGTTCATGGAGAATGTGATGGTGGCGGCGCGGGGCTTCGGGCTGGACACCTGCCCGCAGGCCGCCTTCATCACCCATCACCGCATCGTCCGCCGCCATCTCGGCATTCCGGACACCGACATCCTGCTGAGCGGCATGGCACTGGGCCACGCCGACCCCGACGCGCCGGAAAACCGCCTGGAGACCGAGCGCGCCCCGGTCGCCGACTTCACCCGCTTCCACGGATTCTGA
- a CDS encoding response regulator transcription factor, with the protein MAEPGDSIVYIVDDDEPVRDSMKALLEACAFEVRDYASCQSFMDQYNGKPSGCLVLDLHLPVMSGLEFIERFGANLHGLPVIMVSGRGDPATFARAREAGVTTFLEKPFEEDQLLDAVQRLLPA; encoded by the coding sequence TTGGCCGAACCGGGCGATAGCATCGTCTACATCGTCGACGACGACGAGCCGGTGCGGGACTCGATGAAGGCGCTGCTCGAAGCCTGTGCCTTCGAAGTGCGCGACTACGCGTCGTGTCAGAGTTTCATGGATCAGTACAACGGCAAGCCGTCGGGCTGCCTCGTTCTCGACCTGCACCTGCCGGTGATGAGCGGGCTGGAGTTCATCGAGCGCTTCGGCGCGAACCTGCATGGCCTGCCCGTCATCATGGTGTCGGGGCGCGGCGATCCCGCGACCTTCGCCCGCGCGCGGGAGGCCGGCGTGACCACGTTCCTGGAAAAGCCGTTCGAGGAGGACCAGCTCCTTGACGCGGTGCAGCGCCTGCTGCCAGCCTGA